A genomic stretch from Flavobacterium sp. KS-LB2 includes:
- a CDS encoding adenylate/guanylate cyclase domain-containing protein, with product MDFNFKYPFTIALFVFFVAISTISAQEQKVADSLVKIYQKGNIKNAEKLELLRNLSFNEVNNLKLSLRYAEELIALSKLENNYLYLHRGYFQKGNKLRLIGDLNKSLDAFFKSEAAASKAKYSVGQGTAFSAIADVYSVMGNSKNAYLYYDKAIKILRRTDNSIGLASALLNAGDEYFKNKKFDLALRNFKESGKIFKKADYLIGTAYNLGNIGMVYAEQGKDVLAMQYISKAIKILEELKDYYAISDYLTYMSAIYLKQNNMAFALNYAQRSLELAQKYGLKDQISNSNLKLSELYQIAGNPIESFAHYKNHIIYRDSIMNLKSVQQMADIRTNYEVSQKQIEVDLLNQGRKNRQIIAISSSISSGLVFLLAFGMFRRYKFIKKTNVIIEAEKNRSNSLLLNILPEETAHELKQNGKVRAKKFESVSVLFTDFEGFTQYAEKLPPEKLVESVDYYFSKFDTIMEKYDLEKIKTVGDCYMCAGGLPFSTDDHAYKMVQAAFEIASFVKDSKNNNPLNDTRFEIRIGINSGPVVAGVVGTKKFAYDIWGDTVNIASRMESNSEPGKINISENTYELIKDTFNCDYRGEIEVKNRGMMKMYFVNNPTT from the coding sequence ATGGACTTTAATTTTAAATATCCTTTTACAATCGCTCTTTTTGTTTTTTTTGTGGCCATAAGTACTATTTCAGCTCAAGAGCAAAAAGTGGCGGACAGTCTTGTGAAAATTTATCAAAAAGGGAATATTAAAAATGCTGAAAAATTAGAATTACTTAGGAATTTATCTTTTAATGAAGTGAATAATCTAAAGCTGTCCTTGCGATATGCCGAGGAACTTATTGCGCTGTCAAAGTTAGAAAATAATTATTTATACCTGCACAGAGGGTATTTTCAAAAAGGAAATAAACTCAGGCTAATAGGCGATTTGAATAAGTCTTTAGATGCTTTTTTTAAAAGTGAAGCTGCAGCTAGCAAAGCCAAATATAGTGTTGGTCAAGGAACTGCTTTTTCGGCTATTGCCGATGTATATTCGGTCATGGGAAATTCTAAAAATGCCTATCTGTACTATGATAAAGCCATTAAAATATTAAGAAGAACGGACAATTCTATTGGATTAGCATCTGCGTTGTTAAATGCTGGAGATGAGTATTTTAAAAATAAAAAATTCGATTTAGCACTAAGAAATTTTAAAGAGTCTGGCAAAATTTTCAAGAAAGCCGATTACTTAATTGGTACCGCTTACAATTTGGGAAACATAGGAATGGTATATGCGGAGCAAGGAAAGGATGTTTTAGCCATGCAATACATAAGTAAAGCCATAAAAATTCTGGAAGAACTGAAGGATTATTATGCTATTTCTGACTACCTGACCTACATGTCAGCTATTTATTTGAAACAAAATAATATGGCTTTTGCACTCAATTATGCACAGAGAAGTCTGGAGCTAGCTCAAAAATATGGCTTAAAAGATCAAATCAGTAATTCAAATTTGAAACTCTCAGAACTCTATCAAATAGCTGGTAATCCTATCGAATCCTTTGCTCATTATAAAAATCATATTATTTATCGGGATAGCATTATGAATCTCAAATCAGTTCAGCAAATGGCTGATATACGAACGAATTATGAAGTTTCTCAGAAACAAATTGAAGTAGATTTGCTCAATCAGGGAAGAAAAAATCGCCAGATTATTGCCATTTCATCCTCGATTTCATCGGGACTGGTTTTTTTACTTGCTTTTGGAATGTTTAGAAGGTATAAATTCATCAAGAAAACAAATGTCATTATTGAAGCAGAAAAGAATCGGTCAAACAGCTTGTTGCTAAATATTCTTCCCGAAGAAACCGCTCATGAGTTAAAACAAAATGGCAAAGTACGCGCCAAAAAATTCGAATCGGTATCGGTATTATTTACCGATTTTGAGGGATTTACCCAATATGCAGAAAAACTACCGCCAGAAAAACTGGTAGAAAGTGTGGACTATTATTTCTCGAAATTTGATACAATCATGGAAAAGTATGATTTAGAAAAAATCAAAACAGTAGGTGATTGTTACATGTGCGCGGGAGGTTTGCCTTTTTCAACAGATGATCATGCTTATAAAATGGTACAGGCGGCTTTTGAAATTGCCTCTTTTGTTAAGGATTCAAAAAATAATAACCCACTAAATGATACCCGTTTTGAAATTCGTATCGGAATCAATTCTGGACCAGTGGTAGCTGGAGTTGTTGGAACCAAGAAATTTGCGTATGACATTTGGGGCGATACAGTAAACATCGCTTCGCGGATGGAATCTAATTCTGAACCAGGAAAAATAAATATATCCGAAAATACGTATGAACTGATTAAAGATACTTTTAATTGTGATTATAGAGGTGAAATTGAAGTTAAAAATCGGGGAATGATGAAAATGTATTTTGTAAATAATCCTACAACATAA
- a CDS encoding AMP-dependent synthetase/ligase — protein sequence MTSITRLFDFPYYQQEKYTSIPDALTTKQNGVWIKTSTQEYIAKANAVSRALLKMNVKKDDKIAIISTNNRTEWNIMDIGVLQTGAQTVPIYPTISEDDYEYILNHSGAIYCFVSDVEVLRKVNLIRDKIPNVKEVYSFNEIEGCKNWNELLILGVDTGNQSEVEERKNNVTTEDLATIIYTSGTTGKPKGVMLSHKNIVSNVLDSASRIPFEAGKSRALSFLPICHIFERMILYLYQYYGVSVYFGESIDKISDNIKEVKPTVITAVPRLLEKVYDKIYAKGTELTGIKKKLFFWAIDLGLIYEPYGKNGFWYEFQLKIARKLIFSKWKEGLGGNLDLMVSGSAALQPRLARIFAAAEIPVMEGYGLTETSPVISVNDMRNHGFKVGTVGKVIDNVEVLIAEDGEILCKGPNVMMGYYKDEKLTSEVITNGYFHTGDIGIFDEEGFLKITDRKKEMFKTSGGKYIAPQLIENTMKQSRFIEQIMVIGDGQKMPAAFIQPSFDFVKEWGVIHGIDVGKSNEEIISNEKVIARIQEEIDSLNEKFGNWEKIKRFELTPDVWSIEGGQLTPTLKLKRKIVMEKYIDLFHKIYN from the coding sequence ATGACTTCTATAACCAGACTTTTTGATTTTCCTTATTATCAACAAGAAAAATATACTTCAATTCCAGATGCTTTAACAACAAAGCAAAACGGGGTTTGGATAAAAACTTCTACACAAGAATATATTGCCAAAGCCAACGCGGTTTCTAGGGCGCTCTTGAAAATGAACGTTAAAAAAGACGATAAAATAGCCATTATTTCTACTAATAATAGAACCGAATGGAATATTATGGATATTGGTGTGTTGCAGACTGGTGCTCAAACCGTTCCCATTTACCCAACAATTTCCGAAGATGATTATGAATACATCCTGAATCATTCCGGTGCCATATATTGTTTTGTATCGGATGTCGAAGTACTGCGTAAAGTAAATTTGATTAGGGATAAAATTCCAAACGTAAAAGAAGTCTATTCGTTTAACGAAATTGAAGGCTGCAAAAACTGGAATGAATTATTGATTCTTGGTGTAGACACAGGCAATCAAAGTGAGGTTGAAGAGCGAAAAAACAACGTAACAACAGAAGATTTAGCAACTATAATTTATACTTCAGGAACCACAGGAAAGCCAAAAGGAGTTATGCTTTCGCATAAAAATATTGTCTCAAATGTGCTAGATAGTGCTTCGAGAATTCCATTTGAAGCAGGGAAAAGTCGTGCGTTGAGTTTCCTTCCTATTTGTCATATTTTTGAAAGAATGATCTTGTATTTATACCAATATTACGGTGTATCAGTATATTTTGGAGAATCAATTGACAAAATTAGTGATAATATAAAAGAAGTAAAACCAACAGTAATTACAGCTGTTCCAAGACTTTTAGAAAAAGTATACGATAAAATCTACGCTAAAGGAACAGAATTAACTGGTATCAAAAAGAAACTATTCTTTTGGGCCATTGATTTAGGATTAATCTACGAGCCTTACGGCAAAAATGGATTTTGGTATGAATTCCAACTCAAAATTGCCCGTAAACTTATATTTAGCAAATGGAAAGAAGGTTTAGGTGGAAACCTTGATTTGATGGTTTCTGGAAGTGCTGCACTACAACCTAGATTGGCTCGAATTTTTGCCGCAGCAGAAATTCCCGTAATGGAAGGATACGGTTTAACCGAAACCTCACCTGTAATCTCCGTTAATGACATGAGAAATCACGGTTTCAAAGTGGGAACTGTAGGTAAAGTGATTGATAATGTAGAAGTTCTAATTGCTGAAGACGGTGAAATCCTTTGCAAAGGACCTAACGTAATGATGGGCTATTACAAAGATGAAAAACTTACCAGTGAAGTTATCACTAACGGATATTTCCACACGGGAGACATTGGGATATTTGACGAAGAGGGATTTCTGAAAATCACCGATCGTAAAAAAGAAATGTTCAAGACATCAGGAGGAAAATACATAGCTCCACAGTTAATTGAAAATACGATGAAACAATCTCGTTTTATTGAACAAATAATGGTTATTGGTGACGGACAAAAAATGCCTGCAGCTTTTATTCAGCCTAGTTTTGATTTTGTCAAAGAATGGGGTGTTATCCACGGAATTGATGTTGGGAAAAGCAATGAAGAAATCATTTCTAATGAAAAAGTTATTGCTCGAATTCAAGAAGAAATAGATTCGTTAAATGAAAAATTTGGAAATTGGGAAAAAATAAAACGTTTTGAATTGACACCAGATGTTTGGTCTATTGAAGGCGGACAGCTCACTCCTACTCTAAAACTGAAACGAAAAATTGTAATGGAAAAATACATTGATTTATTCCATAAAATATACAACTAG
- a CDS encoding YitT family protein: MNINYQPIDWKEIFHPKNIILNIVGVVFITLALKGFMIPNKFLDGGIIGISILVHEITHLPFGILVLGLNIPFLFLGKRLLGKTFALQSLMTFLLLAASMTFIHIEAVTTDRLLIALFGGCLIGIGMGLCIRSGSTADGVEILALLTTRKIGLNISEVIFAMNTLLFLAAAWSFGIGTALYSIVTYFSAIKSLDYITHGLEQYTSLHVISAKSESIKALIVKKFGKGITIIKGERGYLPDTFDLKSDCDIIITVVTRLELLRIKDEIRKLDPNAFMFIQYIKEASGGILRNKQKH, encoded by the coding sequence ATGAATATTAATTACCAACCCATTGACTGGAAAGAAATATTTCATCCTAAAAATATTATTCTAAACATAGTGGGCGTAGTATTCATTACATTGGCATTAAAGGGGTTTATGATACCCAATAAATTTTTGGATGGCGGTATTATAGGGATTTCGATACTTGTCCATGAAATTACCCATCTGCCATTTGGAATTCTGGTCTTGGGTTTAAACATACCTTTCTTGTTTTTAGGAAAAAGATTATTGGGAAAAACATTTGCATTACAAAGCTTGATGACTTTTTTATTACTAGCCGCCAGTATGACTTTTATTCATATTGAAGCTGTTACCACAGACAGACTTTTAATTGCTTTGTTCGGCGGTTGCCTTATTGGTATCGGGATGGGATTGTGCATTCGGAGTGGTTCCACTGCTGACGGTGTAGAAATTTTGGCTTTATTGACCACCCGAAAAATAGGCCTCAATATATCCGAAGTTATATTTGCAATGAATACCTTATTGTTTTTAGCGGCAGCCTGGTCGTTTGGAATTGGAACGGCATTGTACTCTATAGTCACCTATTTTTCAGCCATAAAATCACTCGATTATATAACCCATGGTTTAGAACAATATACTTCTTTACATGTTATTTCAGCTAAAAGTGAAAGTATTAAAGCCCTAATTGTGAAAAAATTTGGAAAAGGAATCACAATAATAAAAGGAGAACGTGGCTATCTACCGGATACTTTCGATTTAAAATCAGATTGTGACATTATAATCACCGTAGTAACGCGACTGGAATTACTCCGAATAAAAGATGAGATAAGAAAATTAGACCCAAATGCTTTTATGTTTATCCAATATATTAAAGAAGCCAGCGGTGGAATTTTAAGAAACAAACAAAAACATTAG
- a CDS encoding HD domain-containing protein gives MKNWNLLYTNVMDCLKTQLSPFLIYHHWKHTQHVLEVSEYIAIQENTTEKDMLLIKTAALLHDAGFINGVNEGHEEESIRFAEKKLPEFGYTKKEIEIIAGMIRATTIPQKPKNKLERILADADLEYLGTENFERIGNKLYLELKHYNPNLSLEEWNEMQINFLQSHFYHTDYCIQNRAAVKEKNLQQLIRRKK, from the coding sequence ATGAAAAACTGGAATCTTTTGTATACCAATGTCATGGATTGTTTAAAAACACAATTGTCTCCTTTTCTCATTTATCACCATTGGAAACATACACAACATGTGCTGGAAGTATCGGAATATATTGCGATACAAGAAAATACAACGGAGAAAGATATGCTGCTTATTAAAACTGCTGCCTTACTTCATGATGCCGGATTTATCAACGGAGTTAATGAGGGACATGAAGAAGAAAGTATTCGGTTTGCTGAAAAGAAGTTACCTGAATTTGGATACACCAAAAAAGAAATTGAAATTATTGCAGGCATGATACGTGCCACTACAATACCTCAAAAACCAAAAAACAAACTAGAACGCATACTTGCGGATGCCGATCTCGAATATTTGGGTACCGAAAATTTTGAACGCATAGGAAATAAACTGTATTTAGAATTAAAACATTATAACCCCAATCTCAGCCTAGAAGAATGGAATGAAATGCAAATTAATTTTCTCCAATCACACTTTTATCATACTGATTATTGCATTCAAAACAGAGCTGCTGTAAAAGAAAAGAATCTCCAACAATTAATTAGAAGAAAAAAATAA